GGCGGGGGCAGCGAGGGCTTGGGTTTCCAGGGAGGGGATGGGGGGCTGGGGCGTTGGGTGCCGGTGGTGTCTGGCATTGGCGCACCTCCATGTGGGGTGTCGCGGCTCTCTGGCAAAGGTGCGTCCCATGTCTGTCCATTGCCAGGCGGGGGGCCCCGGGGTCGCAGACACGGGTGGGGACGGACAGGGAGACAAGGTCCCGCAGGGCGTGTCGGCTCAGGCCTGCGGGAGGGGCAGGCGCGACGTACCGTTGGAGGTGGAGGTGGTTCAGATGCTCATCGTCGGCGCGATGGTGGTGGGAATCCTGGTGATGATGTTGGTGATAGGTGGGGCCATCGTGGGGGGTGCGCTCGCGCACAAGAACGCGCGCGAGGACGACGCGCGGTGGGCAAGGGAAGACGCGGAGCGAGCGTCACGGCGCGACCGGGACCTGTCCGGGCCCATGGGTGGGGAACCCTTGCACGCGTGAAAGCCCGATGGGTCGGGCATTGGTCTTGAAGGGGCATGCGGCTAGGGTGGTCCGAGTGCGGCCGAGTGCATGAGCCGCTACAGCGGATCGGGTCCCTTGATGAAACGCCTCTGGCCATTGCTCGTGCTCATGACGGCTTGCGCGAGCGCGCCCGCCTCCAATGAGCGCTACGTCGAACCTGGACGGGGCGAACGTGCGAGGGCCCTGGTCGGAAGTGGCCTCGTTCGAAATGCCGACGGGTGATGTCACCATCCCCATCGACCTGCTCAGGGACGTGGCAGACGCGTTGCTCAAACTGCCTGGTGCGAAGACGTGTGATCCCGGCAGCCAACGGCCCATCGTCGGACTCTCCATGGAGTACTGCTCGACGGTTTACGTCGCCGGGACGGAGGATGCGTTGTCCTGGCGGGTCACGAAGCCACTTCGTGGGTCCTATAACGGATGCCAGCCGTCATCCGACGTGACGGACAGCGAGCATTCCGCCGAGCAGATTTGGATCGTGGGCTACATCCACAATCATCCGTGCGGGACGCCTCCCTCCACCCTCGACCTTACGGTGTGGCCCACGGATGCCTTCTCAGGCAAGCCCGCGTTGGCGGAGTTCCGGATGATCCCGGGCAACCCTGCTCCCGCGATGTTCAAGGGCCAAGCCCTCCTGATGGCCTCGGCCCTCGTCGCGGAGCGGGCGGATGGTTCGCGCGTCTTCCTCCGCTATTTTCCCACCGGTGAGATCGAACAATGGAGCCAGCAGGAGCGCCGCTGGCGGCTTCTGGGAACCTGCGTCCCGACGCGAACCCGTTACAGCTCCGAGCCGCTGTGCCGGGACGGAGCAGTCCAACTCCTGGCCGAATAGGAACTGGGATGAAGAAGGTCTGTGCGCTGTTCGGCTTCGCGGTGATGGCGACGGGATGTTCCGCCCGGGCTCCTGCCTGGAAGGGGACTGTTGAATGGCCTGACGAGCAGTCCGCGAAACTCGTGGGCCAGCCCCTGGAGGGAGGAGCCGTTCTCGCGGCCGCAGGCGCCATCCGCGAGTTGATTCGCACCAACCCCTATCCACACCTGTTCGAGGGGTGCTCGAGCCCGGAGCAGGGGCTGGTGGCCGTGGTCTTCACGGGACCGACGGAGGGGCTCTATTACGTGAGGGTGATCCACGACTTCGTCCGATGCCGTGGGGCGCGCTTCCGCCTCCTGGATGGTTGGGATGTCTATGCGGTCACCCCCCAAGGCGAGGTCGTCGCGAAGGATCCGCTGGGGCCAGGGGAAGCCCGGCCGGCAGCGACTCCAGATGCGGCGCCTCCTCCGGCACCTCCCGCGCAAGAGGCTCCGGCTCCACCGCCCACGCCGGAGCCACAGGTTCCTGCTCCTACCGGGGACGCGGAGCGTAGTGGCGGCACCGTGACTGAATGAGGCGCTCTCCGGTTGCTGAGTGAGTAGGGGACGGTGGATGCGACAGGTGCATGGATGGCTGGGGCTCCTGCTGGTGCTGTCCGGGTGCAGGCACCCCGCGGCCGCGTGGAAGGGCGTCGTCGAATGGCCGGATGAACGCTCGGCCCGGCCCGTGGAGAGCCCGATGCCCGCGGGTGCGGCGCAGGCCGCGGTGGGCGCCGTTCGCGAGTTCGTCAGGACGAATCCACGACGGTTGTTCTCTGGCTGCGAGCATCCCGAGGACGGCCTCAACGTTTCGCTCTTCACGGGGCCGACGCCGGGGCTCTACTACGTGCTGTTGGATCCGGACTTCGAGCGACGCGCGGGACCGCGTCGGCGCATCCTCGATGGCTGGTTCTTCTACGCCGTCACCCCCCAGGGGGACGTGGTCGCGGAATCGCCGGGGCCTCCGGATGAAAGGACACCGGCTGAGCCACCTCAGGCCCCACCGCCTGTGCCCCAAGCTCCCGTGAACGACGCCGGGCCTGACGGGGAACAGGGAGGTGTTGGCGGTACCACGACTGAATGAGGTGCTCTCCTCTCGTGGGTGCGAGGACGCGCCGAGCGATTCGCGCTGCCTTCGTTACTCGTGCTGTTGATGGGATGCGTCGCTTCGATGCGTGCTTCCACCGTTGCGGCTGCTGCATGAATAGGGAGCATCGATGAGGGGCAGGGTTGTGGCGGCAGGATGCATCGCGGTGCTCGCGGGATGTGCCGCGAAACCGAAGGCGTGGACGACGCCCATCGAATGGCCCGACGAGCAGTCTGCCTCGCTCGTGGGACAACCCATGGAGGCCGGGGCCGCGGTGGCTGCCGCTGGCGCGATACGGGAGTTCATCCGCACGAACCCCGACCCCACGTTGTTCCAGGGCTGTTCCAGCCCGGAGCAGGGCCTGGCGGTCGCCGTCTTCACCGGGCCCACCCAGGGCCTCTACTTCGTCGCGGTACACCAGGACTTCAGACGGTGTGGCGGCCCTCGCATCCGGGTTCTCGATGCATGGGATGCCTATGCGGTCACTCCCCAGGGAGAGGTGCTCGCAAAGGCCCCCCCTCCGGCGGGAGATGCCTCCTTCGCGATTCCTCCTCCTGCGCTGGACACGCAGCCTCCCGCGGAAGAGGCACCGGCGCCACCGCCCGTTCCGGAGCCACAGGTTCCGGCTCCTACCGGGGACGCGGAGCGTAGTAGCGGCGCAGCCAGCGGCTGAGGCCGTCCAGGCCGGGGAAGAGGACCCGCTCGGTGATGTTCGCCTGGTCGAGCTTGTCCCGGATCTCCCACTTGAGCTTCGCCGGCACCACCAGCCGGCGCACGCCCTGGTGCTGGTGCCCCAGGAACTCGTTCAGGCTCAGGCCCGGCCCGTTCATCACTGAAAACAGCGCGAACTGGTTCACGATGCGCGCATCCAGCGACGGCGGCTCGAAGAACAACACGAACGGTTGCTCCCCCAACCCGTCGAACGTCGCCAGGTCCCCCGCCACCGTCGCCAGCATCTCCGCCGTGAACACGTCCGCCCCCTCCAACCGCAGCTGCTCACGCAGCGGCCGGGGCAACTGCTGGTTCGTCTCGTGGTAGTCCACGCACCAGACCGCGCCGTCCTGCTCCAGCAGGTCCATGCGCTCCGTCATGAAGTGCAGCGCCACATAGGGACTGAACGTCCAGTCCAACAGCCGCGTCGGCATCCCGTGATGCTGCGCCAGCGCCAGCCAGTCCCAGATGGATGTCAGCCGCTCCGTGCCCGGCACGCCTCGCGCGTACTTGCGGAAGGCCCGCAGCAGGTCCCGCTCCTGCCGCACGAACGCCCCGTGGCGGTTGAGCGTCGCCGTCAAATCCAGCGTCGCGTCCGGGACGCCCCGGAACACGAAGCTCGTGCGGAACCGGCCCAGCGGCTCGTTCCAGGAGCCCGCGAACAGCAGGTCCTGCAGCTCCAACCACGATGTGACCCGACGCTCCTGCATCCGCTGTCCCCTCGCCGCCTGACAAGGTGGACCCTGTCCTCCCGGAACGCAGGGGCCGGGCGTCCAGGACGCCCGGTTGGCTCAATCACAGCGCTTGAAACAAAGACGCCTACGGCTGCCCGAAGTTCGCGGGCTGCGTGAAGGCAAACGAGCTGGCACCCGGCGCCTTGTCCTGCTGGAACAGCGGGCACTTGGCGCAGGTGAAGCTCTCCCAGTCCTGACGGACCGCCACGTCGATGCAGCCGCCGTAGAAGCGGCAGTGGACGTTGCGGTGCTCCTCGATGGAGAACGTATCGGCCCGCAGCGGGAGGTGGAACTTGGTGGGACGCGGCTGTGGACAAGGCATTGGATTCTCTCTAGCCCCCCTCGTGGGTGCTGATTCCCTCTACTGACTGGTGCGTCGCGTCATTCCCGGCCGTCCGTCGCCCGGACACTGAACGCCTGCACCCCGTCTCATCGCTGCCAGCAGAAGACCGTGTGGGTGTGACACATTCAAAAGGCACAACAGCCTAATGACGTCGGGCGTCCCTGGCCCGTCCCGCCAGGATGTCTGCCTTCACGCGGAGCAACCGGCCGGGCGGGCCGTCGGAATCTTCACGCCCGGAGCCCTTTCCCGCGAGAATGCGGCGCGTGAGCTCCCCCGCCCGACCCCCCCGCGATTCCTCCCGCTGGCTGAGCGCCCTGGCCCTGCTGTCACTCGTGCTGCTCAGCGGCTGTTCCGCCTTCTCCCGCGCCGTGCGCGAGGGCGACGGCGCCGTGAAGGAGCGCCACTGGGCCGAAGCCGAAGCCGCCTACCTGCGCGCCCTGGCCGCGGATCCGGAGGCCTCCGAAATCACCGTGAAGCTGCGCGCGGTGCGCAGGGAGTGGGGCGAGGAGGTGTACCAGGAGGCCGGCGCCGCCCATTCCTCCGGGGACCTGCCGTCCGCCACCAAGCTGCTGGTGCGCGTGCTGGAGCTGAACCCCGACCATGAAGGGGCCCGCGCGCTGCTCGCGCAGACGTTGGATGCGCGCGTGCAGGTGGCCTTGGGGCTGCTCAAGGAGGAGAAGCTCCAGGATGCCCGCGCGGAGCTGGACGCGGTGCTGGCCGTGTCGCCGGACCACGTGAACGCTCGCAAGGGCGTGGACGCCGTGCAGGTGGCGTGGGCGAAGCGCTTCTTCGCCAGCGCGGAGACGCTGGAGAAGGCCGGCAAGCTGGGCAACGCGCTCGTGGCCTATGTGCGCGCGGACCAGGAGCGCGTGGGCGCCACCGCCGCCCGGGAGCGCGCGGAGGCCGTGCGGCAGCGGCTGCGCGACGAGGTGGCCTTCCTGGTGGTCGCCACGCCCGTGGAGGACAACGCCCAGGCCCCCGACGTCGCCCAGCGGCTGAGCGCGGGACGGCTGGCGTCGGCGCTCCCCACGAAGCTGCCCCTGAAGGTCGTGACGGAGGCGCCCCCGGGCCGCGTGGGCGTGAAGCTGGACCTGTCCCTGGAGCGCGTGCTGCCGCTCAAGGCGGTGGAGGACTCCCAGCGCAGCCAGCGCTACCTCGCGGGCAACCGCTCCGTGCCCAACCCCAAGCGCGGCGACTACGAGAAGAAGCTGCTGGAGGCGGAGCGCACCCTGGAGGGCGTGGAGCGCAAGCAGGCCGCCGTGCTGCGCGAGTACCTCAAGGCCCAGGTGGAGCTGGGCACGCTGCGCGACGCCGCCGAGCGCTGCCGCGAGCGGGAGAAGCGCGAGTGCCGCGCGGCCATCCAGGAGTGCGGCGAGGAGGCCCGCGACGCGAAGAGCCCGGGCAAGGTGCCCAGCGAGTGCGACCCGGAGCGGTGCTCCGGGCAGTGCACCCAGGATGAAGGCCTGATGTCGATGAAGGCCAAGGCGGCGCGCGTGCTGGAGGTGGCGGTGCAGGTGGCCCTGGACAAGGCGGAGACGCAGCGCTCCGAGGTGCAGCGCAACCGCGACTCCGTCTTCCGCGAGCCCATCACCGTGGAGGAGCCCATGTACTCGGACTTCGTCTACGACGTGCAGCTGCACCGGCTCACCGTGACGGCCACCGTGACGTCGGTGATGCGCGACCTCTTGACGCCCCAGCAGGTGCCCGCGCCCAACACGCAGGACTACGCGGTGCTGCACGAGGACCTGGCGCACAAGGGCTATGACCGCTACGGCGTGCTCGCGGACCCCGTGCAGCTGCGCAACGAGCTGGAGCTGCGCGTGGACGCGGGCGACAAGGCCGTGGCGGACGTGGCGAAGCACGTGAGGGAGCGCTTCGACCTGTACCGCGGCAAGCGCGTGGAGGACGCCCGGCGCGGCATGGTGCGCCCCGGCGCGGAGGACGTGGTGGAGACCGCCGTGCGCGCGCTGCTGCTCACCGCGGACGCGCCGCCGCAGGACATCCTCCAGCCCGTCGCCCGCGCGCGCGGCCTCACCCGGCCGGAGGCCCTCCTGGGCGTGGGGCAGTAGTCCAGCGCCCGCGCCTCGCGGCGCGAAACAGGCCGCCCTTCGCGCCGCTCCTGGCGCGAGGGCCTGGCCTCCTCAGTCCAGGCTGGCGCTCATCTCCGGGCGCTCCAGCCTCAGCGTCTCCACCCGGCGCCTGCGCGCGCCCGCGATGGTCAGGTGCCACGCGGCGGCGGCGAGGCCCACGCAGAAGCAGCCGGCCCACAGCGCGGTGGTGCCCATGTGGCCCAGCATCGCTCCGCCCAGCGCGGGGGCGACGCTGGACGCCAGGCCCCACATCATGTGGTACGCGCCCTGGTAACTGCCGCGCAGCTCCGCCGGCGCCAGGTCCGCCACCACCGATGGCGCCACCGGCGAGTGGACAATCTCTCCCAGCGTCCACACCGCCACGGCCGCCATCGCCAGCGGCACGGTGGCCGGCAGCGCGTGCAGCCCGAAGCCCACGGCGGTGAGCACGCCCGCCACCGCCAGCGCGGTGGAGCGGCGCACCCGGCCCACGCTTCGCACGACGAACGGCTGGAGCGCGACGATGAGCACGCCGTTGACGGACATCACCAGCCCGTACTGGGCGGGCGTCAGGCCCTGCTGGGTCAGCGTCACCGGCAGGCTCATGAAGCTCTGGTGGAAGAGCAGGGCCAGCGCGAACACCGGCAGGCAGAAGGCCAGGTACACGCTGTCGCGGAAGGGCGTCAGCACCGCCCCCAGCGGGGAGTGCTCCGCGTGCGCCGCTCGCGCCTCCGGGGGCCGCGTCTCCGGCACGAACGCCCAGACGCAGCAGCCGTAGAGGAACGTGGTCACCGCGTCCGCGATGAAGAGCAGCCGGTAGCCCAGCCCCGCGAGCAGGCCCGCCAGCGGCAGCGCGATGGCGAAGCCCAGGTTGATGACCCAGTAGAGCAACCCGTACGCGCGCGCCCGGTCCCGGGGCGGCACCAGGTCCGCCACCGCCGCGGACACCGCCGGCCGGTACAAATCCCCCAGGATGCCCAGGAGGAAGGCCGCCACCGCGATGCGGCCCGGCGTCTCCGAGTGGCCGATGAGCAGCATGGCCCCCGACCCCAGCCACAGACCCCCCGCGAGCGTCAGCCGCCGGCCCACCCGGTCCGCGAGCATGCCCCCCAAGGGCGCCGCCAGCACCGCGCCCGCGCCGTTGAGCGCCACGATGAAGCCCGCCTGCTCCACGCTGAAGCCGCGCTCGCGCGTGAGGTACAGCGCCAGGAACGGCGCGACGAAGGACCCCAGCCGGTTCACGAAGGTGCCCACCCACAGGACCCAATACGTCCGTGGCAGGCCACCCCCGCCCAGCGCTCTCAACACCGTGGCAACGGGATTCATGGCGTTTGCCCGACGGACATGGAGAGGAAGGACTGACCGCGGGCGCCCGCCAGCATGCCCCCGATTCCAGCCGCGCGCGAAACGCGACTTCCCCGCGCGCACCTTCATGGCGCTGGACATCGCTGGCGGGCTCCTCCAGGTTGCCGCGCCAATCCACACCCTGGAAGGCGGGACGCAAGGCGGGCATGGGGCAGGTCATCGGACTCCTGGGGGTGTGTCTCGTCTTGGGCGTGCTGGCGCGGCGCAGTGGCCGGTTCCCCGAAGGGACGGCGCCCGCGTTCAACGTCTTCCTGCTCAACGTGTCCCTGCCGGCGCTGGTGCTGCGCGCCATGCACCGGCTGGAGTTCGCGCCCGGGCTGGTGGTGGCCGCCGCGGCGCCGTGGCTGCTCTTCGTGGGGGCGGTGCTCTTCCTCCGCCTGCTCGGGCCCCGGCTGGGGCTGTCGCGCGAGTCGGTGACGGCGCTCATCCTCACCGCGGGGCTGGGCAATACGGCCTTCGTGGGCCTGCCCATGGCCGCCGCGCTGCTGGGGCCCTCGGGCGTGCCGGTGGCGGTGGTGGCGGATCAGCTGGGCTCGTTCCTGGTGCTGGCGACGCTCGCCACGCTGACGGCGGCGAGGGCCAGCGCCCGGTCGGAGCTGTCCGTCCGCTCGCTCGTGCGCAAGGTGCTGGGGTTCGTCCCGTTCCAGGCGCTGGTGCTGGCGCTGCTGCTGCGTCCCTTCGCCTTCCCGGAGTGGCTGGAGTCCGTGCTGCAGCGGCTGGGGGACCTGCTCACGCCGCTGGCGCTGTTCGTCGTGGGCTTCCAGCTGAGGCTGAAGGGGCTCTGGCCGCGGGTGCCGGCGCTCGCGCTGGGGCTGTCCTACAAGCTGGTGCTCGCGCCGCTGGCGGTGCTGGGCCTGCTGATGCTCATGCCCGGGCTGGCGCTGGTGGTGAAGCAGGCCACGGTGTTGCAGATCGCCATGGCGCCCATGGTGACGGCCGCCATCCTCGCGGCCGAGCATGACCTGGACGCGGACCTGGCGGTGCTGATGGTGGGCGTGGGCATTCCGCTGTCGTTCGCCACCGCGCCGCTGCTCTTGTCCCTGGTGCACTGACGCCCGTGTGCGGCACGGGCGTCAGTCGATTCGTTTCAGGCGAGCGCCGTGGTCTCGAAGGAGAGCTCGACGCCATTGGGCTTCACGCGCATCTGCGGGCGCGACAGCACATGGCAGTGCGGGCAATAGCCGTGGGCACCGGCTGGCGTGGCCCGGATGGAGACCGCGCCGCCACACATCATGCAGCCCTCGGGAAGATCGAAGTCCGCGAACCGCTCTCCGCTCTGGGTCTCGAATTGGGTCATGACATTGAGTTAACGCAGGATCCGCCCGACACAAGCAGACCGGCTCCGCGCCGCGAGGACCCGGTGTGACGCCTTGCCCCACCTTTCGGGGACAGAAGACGGCCCTCCAGGGCAGCCTGCAAAGGTTACCGGCCGATCTGCGACTGCTCACCCGCCGACACCGCAACCTGTTGGGCGGCCTTGCGGACGCTGGCACGGGGATTTCATAGCGCACCCCCTCGGACAGCAACGGGACGGGGGAGGCGCGGGATGGGTGCAGGGAACACAGTGAAGGTCATGTGCGACCGGAAGGGCTGGCGGGTGGAGGTCGCCCACTCGGGGGGTGTGCGGCGCTACCGGTACGGCAGCGAGTCGCAGGCGCGCTACTTCGCGGCGGTGTTCGAGCTGGGGCCGAGCGTGCTGCCCCCCAAGAACCACGCGCGAAGGCGGCAGGAGCCCCGCTTGGCTCTACCCAATGAGGTCTCTTTCGGAGAGGCTTGGCTGCATGAGTGATGCTCCCAAGCCCAAGCCCTTCATCCTTCCCAACCGGCAGCACGTCACCAAGGAGCCGGATCCGGGCGGCCGTTGGTCCGCGCAGTTCCCGGACACGATTGGTTACACCAGCCAGGGCGGCGGCAAGGTGCCGGCCGACTTCGGGTGGAACACCAACCCCAAGCAGTGGCAGGAAGAGCTGACGCCGCAGACGCTGGCGGAGCGCTTCGAGGAGCTGCGCATCCTGCCTCCGAAGAAGGACGCCCCCGCGCTGCCCCCGCCGGCCACGCCCGCGAAGCCCTGAAGCTCCGGGTGAATCAGCGGGCCGTGTCCGCTTCCAGGGCCCGGAGGTTCCCGGGCCCTGTCGAAGCGTGACTCGCTAGCTGAAGGGCAGGCTGGCCAGCCGCTCGCGGAAGCGGGCGAGCAGCTCCCTCGCGCCGGCCTCGTTGAGCCCCGCGGAGGCCTCCTGACGGCCCTTGCGCAGGAAGGCGTCGAAGGGCGCCGAGCGGCCCGACAGCGCGCCCGCCGCCGTCACCGCCTCCTCCAGGACCCGCGCCGCGCCCGGAGAGCCCAGCTCCAGGTGCATCTCCACCTGCTCCAGCTTCGCACCGCTCGCGGCCCACACCGCGCGGTCGTGCACGGTGAGCCACATGCGGGTCAGCTCCTCCATCGCTTCTTCCAGCAGCGCGAGGAAGGGCTCCACCAGCCCGGGCAGCACCTCAGGCCCCAGCGCGGCCTGCGTGCCCGCGTCACGCAGCCGGCCTCGCGCCGCGACGATTTCGCGCTTGGTGGGCGTCTTCAGCGCGAGCGACGCGGGCAGGGACACGAACGCGGCCAGGCTCTCCTCGGCCTGCCTCGCCAGCGCGGGCCGCTGGGCGTCCGTGGCCTTCGCGGCGCGCTCCAGCCGGCCTTGCAGTGAGCGGCGCAGATCCGCCGCCGCGCCTCGCAGGGCCACGCGCGCGCCCACCTGGTTCGCGTAGCCGGGCACCACGTCCTCGCGGCGCACGTCCGCGAAGGCCGCGGCGGTGAGGTACACGAGGTCGCCAATGCGGTTGCGGAAGTCCGCGCGCGACGCGGCCAGCTCCGACATCAGCGTCCAGCGGTCGCTCACCACCTCCGGCCGGCGCATCTGCACGCCCAGCTCCTGCAAGCGCTTGGACAGGCGCTCCGCGCTGGCGTGCAGCACGGCCTCCGCTTCCTGGGACAGGCGCTCGTCGGAGCTCGCGGGCGGCGGGGCCCAGCCGCCGTCGCTGGACGTGGCGGGGCGCGCGGGCGGCGGGAAGGCGTCGCGGATGGCGGCCACGAGCTTGTTGACGTCCGTCAGCGTCTCGCCGATGGCGGGCGCCATCGTCTCCCAGAGGGACAGGTCCGCGGCGTCGTCGGGTTCGGCGGTGGTGGGCTCGTACTTCACGATGCTCAGGTGCCCCAGCCGGTCGATGGCGACGGCGGCCGCCTGGTAGACCTTGCGCAGCCGCGTCGCGAAGTCGCGGTCCATCAAGGCTTCGAGCAGCGCATCCAGGCGGGGCGGCAGGGCATCCTGCGGGAGACGGTTCTTCGACACGGCCATGACGCGTCACCCTAGCCCAGCCACCCCACGGATACGTCAACGGGGGGAGGTGGGGACCGGCTCCGCGCTTTCCGGCGTACAGTGGAAAGACGGGGAGAAACGCATGACAGGTGGCATCCAGCGCCGGCGATGGGTGGCCAGAGGGCTCGGGCTGTTGTTCGTGGGGGGAGGCCTGGCCTTCATTGCTTCCGGGCGATGTCTGTCCGCCTGGATGTTCCAGGGCGTGGACGTGCGCGCGTGTCCGGACGGCGAGTTCCGCCAGACGGTGAGCCTGTCCGCCAACGGGCTCGCGCGGGGGGGCTCCAGCCGGGTGACGGTCTGGGCGGAGGCGCACGGGATGGACGCGGAGGGCCGCGAGCTCACGGCCTACGTGGGCCGGGGCACGGCGGCGCTGTTCCTGGTGGACGCGGCCGGCAAGGAGACGCCGCTGCCGCTGGATGACAAGGGCCGTTGGGAGCGCGAAGGCTCCGGTCCCCTGTCGGCGCCCGTGACGCTGCCCGCGGTGCCTGACGGCGATTATCAACTTCGCGCACGCCTCACCACGCCGCTGGGCACCGGCACGGTGGACTCGGCGCTGCCCCTGTACGCGCCCGCGCGGGTGCGCGTGCTGACGGACCGGCCCCTCTATGAGCCCGGGCACCGGGTGCGCTTCCGCGCGGTGGCGCTGCGCGCGAAGGACCTGTCGCCGCTCGATGGACGGCCGGGGACGTGGAAGGTGACGGACCCCTCCGGCGAGGTGGTGCTGGAGGAGCGCGCGCCCGCGGGCAACTGGGGCGTGGTGGCGGGGGACTTCCCGCTGGACCGGGGCGCGCCCACGGGCACGTGGATGGTGTCGTGGACCAGCGGTGGCGCCTCTGGTGACGCGGCCTTCACGGTGGAGCCCTTCACGCTGCCGCGCCTGCGGATGGAGGCGAAGAGCCCCCGGCCCTTCTGGCGCGCCAACGACACGCCGGAGGTGACGGGGCAGGTGTCGTACGCGTCTGGCGCGCCGGTGGCGGACACGGACGTGACGCTGGCGTGGAGCCACGCGGGCGCATGGCCTCCTCCGACGGAGTGGCTCCAGGGCGAGCTGCCCACGAAGGCGCGCACGGATGCCGCTGGCCGCTTCCGCGTGACGCTGCCGCGCGTGCCCCAGGACCTGCGCGGCCAGGCCACGCTGAGCGCGAGCCTGGAGGCGAAGGACCCCACGGGCGAGCCGGTGCGCGGTGGCGTGTCGCTCCTCCTGTCCGAGGACGCGCTGGCCGTGTCCTCCGTGACGGAGCTGGAGGACGGGCTGGTGGCGGGCTTCAGCAACCGCGTCTACCTGCGCGCCACCACCGCGTCGGGCCAGGTGCAGCCGGGCGCGGAGGTGACGGTGACGCGCGCGTGGGACCCGCGCGACAAGGGCGTGAGCGCGGTGGCGGACGAGGACGGCGTGGCCGCCTTCCAGCTGGACCCGGGCCCCGCGGTGAACGTGGTGGTGCCGCCCCTTCTGGTGCGCGTGCAGCCGCGTCCGCCGTCCGTGTCGCTGGTGTTGTCCAAGGACCTGCTGGGCGCGCAGGGAGGACAGACGTCGCTGGAGGACCAGCTCGCGCTGGAGCGGCTGCTGCCCACGCTGCACCCTTGCGCGCGCTTCGTCTCCCCGGCCTCTGGCTCCGCCATGGCGGAGTTCGCGGTGCGGGTGGGCGCGGCCGGGCAGGTGCTGGACGTGGCCGGCGCGGAAGAGGGGTTGGAGGCGTGCATGGCGTCGGCGCTGCGCGCGAAGGGACTGCCGGCAAGAGCGGAGCGGATGCTCCAGCTTCGCTTCCATGCGCGGGAGCCGGGCCTGCCTTCCTTCCGCTGGAACACGCAGGTCGCCTTCGGGGACGAGCGGGGCTTGAGCGACGGGCTGACGCTCGCCACGCTGGATGCGCGTTCGTGCCTGCCTCCCACGCTGGACCGCGCCGTGGCCATCCCTGGCGCGATGACGTGGCGGCGGTGGGCGGACAAGCCGGAGCTGGCGCTGTCCTGGGTGGCGGAGCCCGTGCCGGATGACTCGCTCCCCGAGGCGGTGCTGGCGTGCGTGAAGGAGCGCTTCGCGCGCATCCGCGTTCCGGCCTCGACGCAGGCGGAGCTCCAGTCGGGACGGCGGCCGTCGGAGGCCATGGGCGTGGTGCGCTTCATCGCGCAGCCCACATACGGCGGCAACGGCATCCCCCGTCCGCCCCAGGCCACCACGTTCCTGGGCTACGAGTTGAAGGTCCGCGCGAAGTGGGATGGTCAGGACATGGGGGAGACGAAGCTCGTGCTGCGCCCCGCGCACCTGCCGCCGCTGCGCTCCCGCGTGACGCCGGTGCTGGCGAAGGCAGGCGAGTCCGTGAAGGTGGAGCTGCTGCGCGGCCCCGGCTTCACGGGTGAGCTGCCCAAGACGCTGGAGCTGGTGGCGGGGCTGACGCGGCTCAAGGAGAAGCTGGACCCGGCCACGCGCTCCGCGCACTTCACGCTGCCCCAGGACTTCGAGGGCTGGGCGCAGGTGGAGGGCGTGGAGGCGACCGCGCGCGTGTACGTGGCGCCCCGCGCGTCGCTGTCGGTGGAGGTGTCTCCTGACAAGCCCGCGTACGCGCCCGGAGAGCTGGCGC
This DNA window, taken from Corallococcus coralloides DSM 2259, encodes the following:
- a CDS encoding FRG domain-containing protein; translation: MQERRVTSWLELQDLLFAGSWNEPLGRFRTSFVFRGVPDATLDLTATLNRHGAFVRQERDLLRAFRKYARGVPGTERLTSIWDWLALAQHHGMPTRLLDWTFSPYVALHFMTERMDLLEQDGAVWCVDYHETNQQLPRPLREQLRLEGADVFTAEMLATVAGDLATFDGLGEQPFVLFFEPPSLDARIVNQFALFSVMNGPGLSLNEFLGHQHQGVRRLVVPAKLKWEIRDKLDQANITERVLFPGLDGLSRWLRRYYAPRPR
- the traC gene encoding outer membrane exchange accessory lipoprotein TraC; this encodes MRRVSSPARPPRDSSRWLSALALLSLVLLSGCSAFSRAVREGDGAVKERHWAEAEAAYLRALAADPEASEITVKLRAVRREWGEEVYQEAGAAHSSGDLPSATKLLVRVLELNPDHEGARALLAQTLDARVQVALGLLKEEKLQDARAELDAVLAVSPDHVNARKGVDAVQVAWAKRFFASAETLEKAGKLGNALVAYVRADQERVGATAARERAEAVRQRLRDEVAFLVVATPVEDNAQAPDVAQRLSAGRLASALPTKLPLKVVTEAPPGRVGVKLDLSLERVLPLKAVEDSQRSQRYLAGNRSVPNPKRGDYEKKLLEAERTLEGVERKQAAVLREYLKAQVELGTLRDAAERCREREKRECRAAIQECGEEARDAKSPGKVPSECDPERCSGQCTQDEGLMSMKAKAARVLEVAVQVALDKAETQRSEVQRNRDSVFREPITVEEPMYSDFVYDVQLHRLTVTATVTSVMRDLLTPQQVPAPNTQDYAVLHEDLAHKGYDRYGVLADPVQLRNELELRVDAGDKAVADVAKHVRERFDLYRGKRVEDARRGMVRPGAEDVVETAVRALLLTADAPPQDILQPVARARGLTRPEALLGVGQ
- a CDS encoding MDR family MFS transporter; this translates as MNPVATVLRALGGGGLPRTYWVLWVGTFVNRLGSFVAPFLALYLTRERGFSVEQAGFIVALNGAGAVLAAPLGGMLADRVGRRLTLAGGLWLGSGAMLLIGHSETPGRIAVAAFLLGILGDLYRPAVSAAVADLVPPRDRARAYGLLYWVINLGFAIALPLAGLLAGLGYRLLFIADAVTTFLYGCCVWAFVPETRPPEARAAHAEHSPLGAVLTPFRDSVYLAFCLPVFALALLFHQSFMSLPVTLTQQGLTPAQYGLVMSVNGVLIVALQPFVVRSVGRVRRSTALAVAGVLTAVGFGLHALPATVPLAMAAVAVWTLGEIVHSPVAPSVVADLAPAELRGSYQGAYHMMWGLASSVAPALGGAMLGHMGTTALWAGCFCVGLAAAAWHLTIAGARRRRVETLRLERPEMSASLD
- a CDS encoding AEC family transporter produces the protein MGQVIGLLGVCLVLGVLARRSGRFPEGTAPAFNVFLLNVSLPALVLRAMHRLEFAPGLVVAAAAPWLLFVGAVLFLRLLGPRLGLSRESVTALILTAGLGNTAFVGLPMAAALLGPSGVPVAVVADQLGSFLVLATLATLTAARASARSELSVRSLVRKVLGFVPFQALVLALLLRPFAFPEWLESVLQRLGDLLTPLALFVVGFQLRLKGLWPRVPALALGLSYKLVLAPLAVLGLLMLMPGLALVVKQATVLQIAMAPMVTAAILAAEHDLDADLAVLMVGVGIPLSFATAPLLLSLVH